In one window of Pseudoalteromonas sp. N1230-9 DNA:
- a CDS encoding M23 family metallopeptidase, whose protein sequence is MKYIKYSFLTLGLIILIGMLIPEKTIIPVEGATPNDWNHETFWFEPWGSSVVHKGIDIFGKKGTTVSAASSGIVVFSGHFNKGGKAIAILGPKWRIHYFSHLDSLSVASGSLVKIGDTIGTLGNSGNAIGKPSHVHYSILSLLPLPWLMTNETQGWKKMFYLNPHKKLL, encoded by the coding sequence ATGAAATACATAAAATATAGTTTCCTTACTTTAGGCTTGATAATCTTAATTGGTATGTTGATACCAGAAAAAACCATTATTCCTGTTGAAGGAGCGACACCGAATGATTGGAACCATGAAACTTTTTGGTTCGAGCCTTGGGGCTCTTCTGTTGTACATAAAGGTATTGATATATTTGGCAAGAAGGGAACCACCGTTTCTGCTGCAAGCTCTGGTATTGTTGTTTTTTCGGGTCATTTCAACAAGGGTGGTAAGGCTATTGCTATTTTAGGGCCAAAGTGGCGTATTCATTACTTCTCTCACCTAGATAGCCTTTCAGTCGCGAGTGGGAGCCTTGTTAAAATAGGTGATACCATCGGCACATTAGGTAATTCTGGTAACGCAATTGGTAAACCGTCACACGTTCACTATTCAATTTTATCTCTGCTACCACTTCCTTGGTTAATGACAAATGAAACCCAAGGATGGAAGAAGATGTTCTATCTAAACCCTCATAAAAAACTACTGTAA